ATCGTTCTCTGGATCACCGCACAGTGAATACTGGCGTATAAGGCCATCACCTAAATGCAAATCAATGTGTGCACCCGCCTCAAAAGCAGGTAATGCATTACCAGCACCATCCACCAAATCTAAAGCGACTACAGCCTCAGCTTGCATCTCTCTTTTTTGGACAACTACTTTTAACAATTCGTCAGTCATGCCCTCTCCCAAATCTCTCTAGCGCTCCCTTACCCATCAAAAGCAAGGAAGCACTTATATTATTATCACCATAAGGCGTTTATTTATGACTTACTTTGGCAGGGCGATAGAGACAAGCTCTATCGCATAAACAAACCACCATTCACATCCCAAGTGGCGCCAGTCGTGAAATAAGCCTCTGGTTTTGCAAGTTGCACCACCATGTCACCAATAAAGTCAGCATCACCTAATTTACCCACTGGAATGGCACCCAATAATGTCGGCAAGTTCTCTTCTGGAACCAGCGCTTTCACCATTGGCGAATCAATTGGGCCAGGAGCAATCGCATTCACAGTCACCCCTTTGGACGCCAACTCTTTAGCAAAAATCTTTGTTAACGTGATAATGGCACCTTTAGAAGCAGCATAATGCGCACCAGTTGCTGTACCGCCATTAATACCAGCCAAAGAAGACATGTTGATGATGCGACCATAAGCCTGATTGGCAAAATAGGCCCCAATCACCTGACAACCACTGAAGGTCCCACCCAAATTAACATTCACGACACTGTTAAACTCTTCCGGTGAAATTTCCATAACAGGTGTTGCTTTAGTAATGGCCGCATTATTGACCAAGACTTCCAAGCTACCAAACACTTCAAGCGTCTTAGCAAGCGCCACTTCGAAATCAGCCTTAACACCAACATCAAGCCCAACTGCCAGCACACTTTTACCCGTTGCATCTAATTGTTTGGCCGCTTTTTGTGCTGCAATAGGATCCTTATCCGTCACGACAACTCGATAGCCAGCAATACTAAGAGATTGAGCGATATGAAAACCCAATCCTTGACCTGCCCCAGTCACTAACGCGGTTTGTGGATTTGCTGAATCAGACATCAGATTTACCTCGATAAATTGTCATTAGAAGATAAAGCTAACAGTGCGCAAATGGCCTTCAGCATGTAGCAACTTCACAACCTTACGTTGAATGCGGTAACTCTCATCCTTTGGCGTCAGTATGTACTCAATATCAGCGGGGTAAGTCACTAACTTACCGTGACGAAGTTCGTTTAGTGTCATCGCACAACGAACAACCACCTGCTCTTCACTTGCTTCTAAAACACGCACACGAGACATCATGCGTACTGTCACACCCGCTGAATCCGCAGAGATAGATTCGCCACTTTCAAGGCGAGTGACACGCATACGGCGCATATCTTTATCATCCAACGCGAGATTCAAGGTTGCTTCGTAATCCGTTTCCTTGTTGTCGGTAGGAACGATATACAAACCTGCGTCATTCCAAAGCGTGAGCCACTCTTGATACTCTTTATGATCAAGCAAATCTGCTTCATACCAAATAAAGGCAGTCACATCGTTTACTAGCTTTGTGTTTACGCCCATGATTACTTCTCCTCAACTGCTGCCATCATTTTCTTGTACTGCTGATACGCTCCACGCATACCAGTTTCGGAACACACAGCACCTGCAATATTGCCATCCGCAGTTGTAAAGGTTTTTTTCATGCCTCGATTGACCAAAATCCAACCGTCTTTACCTGACATAGAGCCCTTTTGAACTCGCTCCCATGCTTCACCATCATCCGGAGTACCAAAGCCCATTGGCCCTTGGAAATGCTCATGCAAACGCATACGTTTTTGATTGAAAACAGCAGGCGCTCCCTCACCACCCAAAGCAACGTGCTGAATCTCAGTCTCACCGACGCTTACTGGGCGCAGTACGCGGAAAAATGCCATGGAGCAAGAGACATTAGGAAATAGATTCAGGTTAAAACCTGTACCATGAGACGCACGAACCAAACGCTTAATTTGCTCTTCTGTCTGCCCTTCATCACGAAGCGCTTGAGCCAATGCTTCAAAGCGTTCTGGAATCGGCTGATCCAAATCTGCCTCTAAATCAATCAACTCAGGAATCATCACCATCACACTGTGACCATTACCAAGATCTTCAACAAAGCCTTCGCCATCTAGAAAATCAAAAATGTCCGCCGTTGCATCGTCAAGAGAACTAACAAAGGATTTATGAACAATCGGGAAATGATATGCATCTGTAGTGTTTTCTAATTGAATCTTCCAATTACCTGGAAAATTAAAACGGTGCTCACCCAACACTTTCAATGGATAACCGCCACCTTGCTTAACAAACAAATCGATCCATTTTTTCGCTTTACCCAAGAACTCTTCCAGAGGCTCTATATCGTCTTTAAAGGTTGCAAACACAAGACCTTGGTAAGATTCATGACGTAGGCTTTCTAATGGCAATTCATCTTTTTCTAATACACCTTCGTATTCTTCCAACTTAGGCACACCACGCAGACTACCGTCTAGACCATAACCCCAACCATGGTAGGGACAAGTAAAGGCTTTTGTTTTACCTTTGCGATGCTCGCAAACCGTAGCACCACGATGACGACAACGATTCAGCAATACATGAGTATTCTTTTTACGGTCACGACTCAAAATAACTGGATGACGGCCAATGTAAGATGTTTTGAAACTACCCGCATCCGGCACTTCACTTTCATGCCCAACATACACCCAAGTATTATTAAAAACCTTGTCTAGCTCTTCTTCATAAATCGCAGGATCTGAGTAAAGGTCTTTATGGACACGGCCTTCTTCCACCATATCAGCCGCTTTTAAACTTATATTCTCTAATGAAATTAATTCACTCATATATTTCTCTCTTAATTCTGTCTGGCTTAGTGACTGGCTAACCAACATCAACAGCAATTTAGAACCACATATCTAGACCAAGACAGGCCTCCCCTTCACCACAGAAAGAGTTTGCCAACACTCAACTTTTGACCAGTTGGCAATAACTTTGGCCTAACTCAAGTCGCTAAATAGGTATCTAACGTTTTGAACACCAGCTTATGCGCGTTGAACAATCAACTCTCTACCAACACGCGCTTCTACTTTTGCGTAGCGCCATAACTTGTATGGAGAATCACCCACAGGCGTCGCTCTAAACAGGTTGCAACAGGCAACAACCGTGTCGTAATCCGCAACATCTGCTAACAAGTAAGTTGTCCAAGGGTAACCATTAGATGGACCGACCATACTTTGGTCATCATCCATATTGCCAATTACTTCAACACCTTCCATATCATGAATCCCATTCCACATCTCACCAAATGCCGCCCAAACATCTAACTGTTCGTCTCTTGGCGCATCCATGAAGTTCTGGTTGATACCCATGCAAAATAAAACGCGAAGTGGCTTTTTATCACTCATAATTTTTTACTCCGTTCATCGTCACTATTAGAGATAACCTGGCAGAGGATCCTGCCCAAAGAAAATGGCACCGGCGTTTTGCCAAGTGATATCGCCCATGAAGGCATGCTGAGTCACTACCTGAGCATCATTAACAAAACGAGCGAGAGGGCTTGCCTTATAAATGCCTGTCATGCCAGATAACAATTGAACTTTACGCGCAACTTCCGCCGATACGCGTGCAATATGAGTAGAAGAAAGACGCAATAAATTCGTCTGCTCTTTAGACACAGCTTCGCCTTTCTCTAAAGATGCCCAAGCCTCATTGATAGACTCATAAAAGAAAGAACGTGCAGCGCGAAGCTCAGCTTCAGCCTTGGCAACCTCTACTTGCGTAATAGGACGTTGACCCAAATTTGGTGCACCTGTTACAGAAGCTCGACCCGCAGCCATCGCTTGCAATTCATCCAGTGCAGCACGCGCCACACCCAAACCAACAACAGCCAATACTTGAGTAGCGAAAGAAAGAGACGGGTAGCGAAACATTTTCTCGGTCAGGTTAGAAGCACCGCCACGAACAAAGGACCAGCTTTCAGGAACTGTTACACCATCCACAACAAGATCATGGCTACCCGTACCCGCCATACCTACGGTATCCCAGGTTTTATCAATAGTCGCCTTGTCTGATGACATAACAGCCATGCGTGGCAAGCCCATTTTGTCACCTTCTTTTGGAGCAATACCCACACCGACAACATCAGCGCCCATACAACCACTTGAAAACTTCCAGCGCCCCTTAACCTCATACCCTTCCTCTGTCACATCTGCGGATTGAGGAGGGAAGATCCCACCAGCAAATACTAAGTCAGGCGTATCTGCATAGAGAGTTTTTAATGTTTCTAGAGGAAGCGCCGATAGGTAAACAATCCCCATACCAAAGCTCGCTACCCATCCTGCAGAGCCATCTGCCCTAGAAATCTCTTCAATGACTTCACAGAACTGAGCAGCCGTAAGCTCATCGCCGCCTAACGAGTTAGGCACTAGAGCTCGATATACGCCAAATTTTTTAAACTTTTCAATAACGTCCTGACTAATAAAAGTTTGCCCATCAAACTCGTTAGCACGAGCACGCTCTCTAATCTCATCTAAAAACAACTCAAATTCTTTTGTACCTAAAGCATCGTAAATTGTTTCACGATGATCTGTTTTATATGCAGGTATCATTTGTTTTCTCCTAATTTATCAAATAGCGTCCCAGCGAATTACTGAAATGCTATTTCCTCCCACAGGCATAAAGGCTTCAACACTGATATATCTATGTAGCTTCAGACATAGAGCTTTGAATTAAAAACGGTTTTGTTACTTCTTAGTCTCTGCTTGCCACACATTAGGCAAACTAAAGCTGTCAATTTGACAACTTATTACGAATAAAGAATTCATCCCCGTCACATCAGGTGTGAGTGAAAGAGAATCAGACTGAGGCACTTGATTAGCCCCAAATGAGCATTTAGGCACAGAATGGATAAATACTGGCATTAGCAATTTGTGAAAAATATTATTCATATAAATCGTACTTTTTTTATTTTTATAGACAATTTCAGGTCATCTGCACATGACCTAGACTCGCACCACCTGAAAGCAAGACGCAGCAGGTGACTAGTCATTAAATTTGATATCATTTACTTTACTTGTCAACTATTTTTTATGTAAAAAATCATTAAAAAGAACAAACAAAAAGACCTTTAAAGTATACAAAAACAATTCAAATAATTGATTTAAATCAATTTATTTTAAATATTGCGACACAATAATTTTTAAAAACAAATCCATAAAACCAAATAAAAAACAACATTTTTAAAGGTGTAAAAACTTAAATTACAGCCATCAAAAGCATCAAATTCACCAAAAAAATCCTAGCGAGGTCGAACATTTTTGAC
The window above is part of the Marinomonas sp. THO17 genome. Proteins encoded here:
- a CDS encoding SDR family oxidoreductase — translated: MSDSANPQTALVTGAGQGLGFHIAQSLSIAGYRVVVTDKDPIAAQKAAKQLDATGKSVLAVGLDVGVKADFEVALAKTLEVFGSLEVLVNNAAITKATPVMEISPEEFNSVVNVNLGGTFSGCQVIGAYFANQAYGRIINMSSLAGINGGTATGAHYAASKGAIITLTKIFAKELASKGVTVNAIAPGPIDSPMVKALVPEENLPTLLGAIPVGKLGDADFIGDMVVQLAKPEAYFTTGATWDVNGGLFMR
- a CDS encoding aromatic-ring-hydroxylating dioxygenase subunit beta, with protein sequence MGVNTKLVNDVTAFIWYEADLLDHKEYQEWLTLWNDAGLYIVPTDNKETDYEATLNLALDDKDMRRMRVTRLESGESISADSAGVTVRMMSRVRVLEASEEQVVVRCAMTLNELRHGKLVTYPADIEYILTPKDESYRIQRKVVKLLHAEGHLRTVSFIF
- a CDS encoding aromatic ring-hydroxylating dioxygenase subunit alpha: MSELISLENISLKAADMVEEGRVHKDLYSDPAIYEEELDKVFNNTWVYVGHESEVPDAGSFKTSYIGRHPVILSRDRKKNTHVLLNRCRHRGATVCEHRKGKTKAFTCPYHGWGYGLDGSLRGVPKLEEYEGVLEKDELPLESLRHESYQGLVFATFKDDIEPLEEFLGKAKKWIDLFVKQGGGYPLKVLGEHRFNFPGNWKIQLENTTDAYHFPIVHKSFVSSLDDATADIFDFLDGEGFVEDLGNGHSVMVMIPELIDLEADLDQPIPERFEALAQALRDEGQTEEQIKRLVRASHGTGFNLNLFPNVSCSMAFFRVLRPVSVGETEIQHVALGGEGAPAVFNQKRMRLHEHFQGPMGFGTPDDGEAWERVQKGSMSGKDGWILVNRGMKKTFTTADGNIAGAVCSETGMRGAYQQYKKMMAAVEEK
- a CDS encoding IacB protein translates to MSDKKPLRVLFCMGINQNFMDAPRDEQLDVWAAFGEMWNGIHDMEGVEVIGNMDDDQSMVGPSNGYPWTTYLLADVADYDTVVACCNLFRATPVGDSPYKLWRYAKVEARVGRELIVQRA
- a CDS encoding acyl-CoA dehydrogenase family protein; this encodes MIPAYKTDHRETIYDALGTKEFELFLDEIRERARANEFDGQTFISQDVIEKFKKFGVYRALVPNSLGGDELTAAQFCEVIEEISRADGSAGWVASFGMGIVYLSALPLETLKTLYADTPDLVFAGGIFPPQSADVTEEGYEVKGRWKFSSGCMGADVVGVGIAPKEGDKMGLPRMAVMSSDKATIDKTWDTVGMAGTGSHDLVVDGVTVPESWSFVRGGASNLTEKMFRYPSLSFATQVLAVVGLGVARAALDELQAMAAGRASVTGAPNLGQRPITQVEVAKAEAELRAARSFFYESINEAWASLEKGEAVSKEQTNLLRLSSTHIARVSAEVARKVQLLSGMTGIYKASPLARFVNDAQVVTQHAFMGDITWQNAGAIFFGQDPLPGYL